The Bacillus sp. B-jedd sequence GCATTTTGATCCCGTACGCAATCACCATTCCGAACATCGCAACCATCGCCCCGCCAAGAACCGCAGTTGGAATGACAGTCGTAAGGGCGGCAATTTTAGGGACAAGGCCAAGGAAAACCAGCATAATTCCTGCAGTATAGATCACTTTTTTCCCTTTTACCCCTGAAAGCTGGACGAGCCCGACATTTTGCGAATAAGTCGTATAAGGAAAGGCGTTGAAAATGCCGCCAAGGATGATCGCGAACCCTTCAGCACGGTACCCTTTTGCCATATCATCTGCTGACAGCTTCCTACCGCAAATATCAGCTAGAGCAAGATAAACTCCCGTTGCCTCGACAATCCCGACCATCGCGACGAGAATCATCGTCAGGATAGGGACGATATGGAATTCCGGAAGGGAAAAGTAAAAGGGCTCCGGGAATTTCAACCATGACGCTTCATGTACGGCTGATAGATTGACTTTACCCGCAAATGAGGCCGCTACGGTACCGAACACAAGGCCAAGCAAAATGGCAACGGAACGAATAAAACCTTTGGCAAACCGGTACATAAGAATGATAAAAATCAAAGTTCCAAAAGATAGGGCGATATTTGTCAGCGATCCGAAATCAGACTTGCCAACGCCTCCAGCCATATCATTCATCGCGACAGGAATAAGCGTG is a genomic window containing:
- a CDS encoding nucleobase:cation symporter-2 family protein; its protein translation is MKTGFLKTSSLGIQHVLAMYAGAVIVPLIVGNALHMSTAQLTYLVAVDIVMCGIATILQVWQNRFFGIGLPIVLGCTFTAVGPIISIGHQYGIASIYGAIIVCGLFVILSARFFSKLLKFFPPVVTGSVVTVIGITLIPVAMNDMAGGVGKSDFGSLTNIALSFGTLIFIILMYRFAKGFIRSVAILLGLVFGTVAASFAGKVNLSAVHEASWLKFPEPFYFSLPEFHIVPILTMILVAMVGIVEATGVYLALADICGRKLSADDMAKGYRAEGFAIILGGIFNAFPYTTYSQNVGLVQLSGVKGKKVIYTAGIMLVFLGLVPKIAALTTVIPTAVLGGAMVAMFGMVIAYGIKMLSQVEFASQENLLIIACSVGIGLGVTVVPDLFANLPEGVKILTNNGIVAGSMTAIILNLIFNVFKPAKQAETVEV